The Simkaniaceae bacterium genome includes the window ATTTACGAAGGGGAAGTCCTTGGTCTCGTTGGTGAGAGCGGTTGTGGTAAATCAACCTTAGCAAAAACGCTTGTCCGCATTTTACACCCCACAAGCGGATCGATTCATTATGATGGAATAAATCTTCTCCATCCAACTAAAGAAGAACATTTTAAACTATGCCGCGAAATCCAACTCGTTTTTCAAAACACCTCTTCGAGTTTAAATCCCCGCATGACCATCCAAGAAATTTTAACCGAACCTCATTTGATTCATCGAAACGCCTCATCATTTCATGCAACGCAATCGCAAATGATCCGGCTCTTAAATCTCGTTGGGTTGCGATCAGAAGTGCTCGGCCGCTATCCCCATGAAATCAGCGGTGGACAGAGGCAACGCATTTGCATCGCAAGAGCATTGGCCCTTTCCCCTCGATTTATCATTTTTGATGAGTCCATTTCAGCACTGGATGTCTCTGTTCAGGCCCAGATCATTAACCTCCTCATCGAACTGCGCCAAAAGATCAATCTGACCTTTCTCTTTATTTCACACGACCTTTCAATGATGAAATTTCTTACAACACGCATTGCGGTCATGTATCAAGGGCACATTGTCGAAATGGCCCCTACTCAAGAACTCTATCAAAACCCTGTCCACCCCTACACAAAACAACTGATTGCAGCTATTCCAATCCCCGACCCGCTAAAAGAGCGCGAGCGCCACGCGCCTTTAGTCATGAAATCTTAAACTAAACTGATTGCAATTAAATTATTTTTTTGACATTGACCGAGTAAATAAACCAATACCATCTAAAGGCGCTATGGCTGCATCAGTATCAAGCCCAACACCAATAGACCCAAGAGAACAACTCTTAGCTGAGATTAAAGAAAAGTCAGACCCTCATGTCAGCTCGACTTTGTACAATTTTATGATCAACTCGCTGACG containing:
- a CDS encoding ATP-binding cassette domain-containing protein; protein product: MINHPLLEVRDLCVDYPHSKTDIVKAVRHAGFTIYEGEVLGLVGESGCGKSTLAKTLVRILHPTSGSIHYDGINLLHPTKEEHFKLCREIQLVFQNTSSSLNPRMTIQEILTEPHLIHRNASSFHATQSQMIRLLNLVGLRSEVLGRYPHEISGGQRQRICIARALALSPRFIIFDESISALDVSVQAQIINLLIELRQKINLTFLFISHDLSMMKFLTTRIAVMYQGHIVEMAPTQELYQNPVHPYTKQLIAAIPIPDPLKERERHAPLVMKS